In Novipirellula caenicola, the genomic stretch CATTGTAGTACGTCAGCGAATCGAGCTTGTCGATCAGCTTGTTGTATTGATCGACAAAGGTTTTGGTAGCATTGGAAACTACGGTGGGATCGTCTTTGACCGTGATCGTGATTGGATCAGTTGATAGTTCTTTGAGCGTCAAACTGATCCCGGTCGCAGAATCGGTGACATCGCCATCGGCCGGTCCCACCAAAGCGGAAACCGATTCGCCCCCAATCGTTTGTGTGGTGGCTTCGCCGGCAATGCCAAGATCCGCGGCGGATCGACCAAGCCCGACATCTTCAATCGTCAGCGTTTCACTGCCGCCGGCGGTATCGACGACGGAGATCCCAGTGCCATCGGCGTTAATCGATGCGGTAACGCCGATTCCGAGGTCGTTGATCGCTGCCGTCAATTGACCGACGGTGGTGATCTCTTCGACTCGCAGATTCACGGCACTCGTTTTTCCACGGCTGTCGGTGATTTTAAAACTACCAAGCGAAATTCCCTTGCCGCCTTTCAGCGAAGCTAGCGGAGTCGATCCATTGATCAGACTCGATTCCTGACCGTCGGTCCCAAGGTCAAAGACGCCATCACTCGAACTGACGTACCGCTCGGTTCCGCCGTCGGTCGAAACCGCGATCAACGCGTCCGCACCGCGTGATTCGGTTCGCAAGTCGAGACTAAAACCGGTTGTATTGATAGCAAGTTTTCCCGCCTCGCCACCGCGTTGGCTGCGAATCCGCAGCGAGAACGATCCATCGTCATTCGTCTGAATCGATGCGGTGCCGTAGCGACCGTCGGCGTTGATTTTGCTGACCAACGACTCGAGCGTATCGTCGGCAGTCACTTCGATCACATCGGCGCTGGTGCCGACGATGGCCGACTTGGTTTGTCCGCCAATCGTTTGGTTTGTCGCCGTTCCAGCGATGTTCAAATCCGATGCCGTCGTCGAAGTTCCGCTGTTGGCAATCGTTAATTTGCCGCTGCCGCCTGCGTTGTCGACGATCGAGATTCCATCGCCGTTTTCGCTGATCGATGCGGTGACATTGGCCGACAATGCATTGATTTTGTCGATCAATTCGCCGACATTTTTCGCCCCAGCCGTTTTTAAATTGATCGCGCCAAGAACGCCTTTGCTGTCCTTGATCGTGAAACTTCCGATATTGACCCCGAGACCTCCGTTGAGGTCTTCGAGCAAGGTATCGCGGGTGACGTTTTGCCGATTCAGATTTTCGCCAACGACAATATCATCGGTCGTCGACGCGGTCAGCCCGAGCTGCGAGGCCGTATCGTCGGCAGCATCGATCGTGAATGTGCCGGATCCCCCCGAAACGTCACGAATTTGAAAACCGTTGCGAGCGTCGTTTAGCCGCACCGTCAAACTTAATCCGGATTCCGAAATCGCGTCGATCACCTCGCTAGTCGTGGTCGCTGACGACAAATCGATGCTGGCCGAGGAACCATCCGAAAGCGTGATATCCAGATTGGTGAGCGGACCGACGCCGCTGCCACCGCCCAATTCGCTTAGTGCGGCCCCGCGAACCGATTCCGTTCCATCGGGCAGATCCAACTCGAGCCCCGTGACGGTGCTGCTAGCAACGTCAATTCCCCAAATGCCTAGGTCCGCGGCGGTTTCCGCGTCGCCGAGTTGTTCGACGATCAAATTGCTGTTGGTCGAGCCGGTATTGTCAATCAATTTCAGCGAATTGCCCGACGTGGTGGCTCGGACGTTGATGTCCGCGTCGTTGATCAACGTGATCACGTCGTCCATGTCTCGGGCACCGGAGAAATCGATCTCAGCCGATTTTCCCGAGCGGTCGGTAATTCGCACGACGCCCGCTTCGACGCCACGGCCATTATTCAGACTCGAAAGCGCTACCGAATCATCGATCAGACTCTCACCATGATTGATACTCAGTTGGCCCGTAAACCCCAACGCGGTATCAGTCGCACTGAATCGCTGCAGTGACGTGGTGTTATGAGTCGACGCGGTTTGCAGCGTCCGCACCACATGGGTCCCCACTTGGGCTGCACTTCCGCTTTTGACCGACAACGCATCGCTGTTGGACGACGTCGACGTCTTGCTTTTAAACAGCGTGGAACTCGCCAACCGATTCCCGGCAAGCTGGACCCCAATCACCGACGCCGTCAGCTCGGCAATCGCCGCTTGCTTATTGGCTAGCAATTCGGTGCTAGCGATCAAACGGTCACGCGGCTGGGCACTGATTGCAATCAATTGATCGACCGTACCGACAATATCGGTTCCGGTGACCAGTCCGACGGATGATTGAATTCGCCCCATGAGTGTTTTGCAACGTTAGTAATAGGAGTGCAGCATTGCGAAAAGCCGCAACCTGCGTCTTGTACGGTCGAGAAGTGCCAAAAAAGCGGCACCGGTCCATCAGCACGCACCCCCATTACTGGATCTGCGCATGACGCTCCACTATTCCCTACCTCACAATCGACTATTACCAGTCCATTCGTCCAGAAAAAGATCCGTAAAGATACGGCACTCGATGACGGTCAGAGCGGTTTTGCGAGAATGACATATAGCCGGCCGAGATCGCTCTCGACCGGCCGTATGCCAGTCAAACAGGAACATTTGGGTTTTATCGTAGTAGCGACAAAACGTTTTGCGGGTTCTGGTTGGCAAGCGACAGCACGTTGGTACCCGATTGAACCAAGATCTGAGCTCGTGTCAGGTTCGCCGACTCTTGAGCAAAGTCTGCGTCGCGAATCGAACTTTCCGCCTCTTGCAGATTGGCCATCGTTTCATTCAAGCTGACCAAGTTGCTTTCGAGCGTCGTCGACTGGAACGCACCAAGTCGGCCTCGAATGCTGGTCACTTGATCAATTGCTTCGGTGACAATCTGTGCGGCCTTGTTCGGGTCGTTTGTCAGCGATGCGGCTTCGCCACTGCCGAGTTGGAACAGTTTTCCGGAGGTTCCGCCGAGTCGAGCCGATCCGACGCTGCCGATGCCAATTCGAGCTTGTTGGTTGCTGACCACATCCGAACCGAGTTGGAACAGGGCTCCACCGCCAGTGATGGTGAAGTCGACGCTGTCGCTCGAGCCCGCTTCGACGGTGATCGCTACGTCCAAGGTCGAGGTGTTGATCGAAAGCTGGTTGCCTTTTCCGTTGGCATCGACCCCATTGATCTTAGCCTTGATGTCGGCACCTGTGTCACGAGCTCCGGCACCAATCGCGGTCTCGAACGTTCCGCCCGATTCTTCCGAGATAACTCGAAGGTCGACGACCGCGTCCGAACCGTATTCGCTCGAGGTCAACACCAGCGAGGTTCCATCTTTGGTCGCAGTGACGCCGGTCGCGTCTTTGACCAAGTTGATCTGCGTGACGAGGTCATCAATCCCGGTACCGGCACTGACGTTAAACACTTCGGAGCCTGATTTACCCAGCAATTCGAAGACAACGTCCTTCGCCAAACCGCCGGTCGCCAAACCGCCTCCGGCAAACGCCGTCGTGGTGTCGGTATCGGTGCTGCCGTTGAAGGTCGTCAACGTATCGCCCGCATCGGCTTCCGCTTCATAGGTACCTTCGGCATTGATCGCAGCGACAATGTCCGCGACCGCAACGTCGGTGTCGTCCTCGACGGTGATCGTAATATTTCCGCTGCCATCAACCACGGCGGTCGGAGTCGTGGTTCCGTCAACCTTGCTGAAAGTAATCGTGGCACCGTTGGCGGTTGCCCCATTGGCGGTTGCGGTCAACGAGATCGATGACGTCAACGTCGCTGCATCCACACCGCCGGTCAAATCAGTCGCCGTCGGAGGCGCAGTCGTGTTGTCGTAATCGCCAACAGGAGGCGTGTCGGTATTGGTGATCGAGGCACTGAACCCACTAATCCCGTCAATTGCGGCTCGAATCGATTCCAAAGTGGTCGTGCCGTTGTCATCAACGACCACTTCGATATCGCCATCGCCGTTGATGCTAGCACTGGTGGGCGCTCCGTTGGTCTTGGTGAACACCAACCCGACGTTGCCAGCCACGCCGTCTGCGTCCGCAGTGATGTCGATCGTTGCCGTGCTGGTCGAAGCATCTGCACCACCGGTCAGCGACTCATTCCCGCTGGTAACGACGTCGGTGTTGTCAACGTTGACTGCTGCGACACTTTGGAAATCAAAGTCAGCGTTGCCCGACAATTCTGTGGCGATCGCTGCTAGCGTTTTCCCCTCTTCCAAGGTGATGGTCACTTCGCCAGGCGTGGAACTGTCGATCGACGA encodes the following:
- the fliD gene encoding flagellar filament capping protein FliD, which produces MGRIQSSVGLVTGTDIVGTVDQLIAISAQPRDRLIASTELLANKQAAIAELTASVIGVQLAGNRLASSTLFKSKTSTSSNSDALSVKSGSAAQVGTHVVRTLQTASTHNTTSLQRFSATDTALGFTGQLSINHGESLIDDSVALSSLNNGRGVEAGVVRITDRSGKSAEIDFSGARDMDDVITLINDADINVRATTSGNSLKLIDNTGSTNSNLIVEQLGDAETAADLGIWGIDVASSTVTGLELDLPDGTESVRGAALSELGGGSGVGPLTNLDITLSDGSSASIDLSSATTTSEVIDAISESGLSLTVRLNDARNGFQIRDVSGGSGTFTIDAADDTASQLGLTASTTDDIVVGENLNRQNVTRDTLLEDLNGGLGVNIGSFTIKDSKGVLGAINLKTAGAKNVGELIDKINALSANVTASISENGDGISIVDNAGGSGKLTIANSGTSTTASDLNIAGTATNQTIGGQTKSAIVGTSADVIEVTADDTLESLVSKINADGRYGTASIQTNDDGSFSLRIRSQRGGEAGKLAINTTGFSLDLRTESRGADALIAVSTDGGTERYVSSSDGVFDLGTDGQESSLINGSTPLASLKGGKGISLGSFKITDSRGKTSAVNLRVEEITTVGQLTAAINDLGIGVTASINADGTGISVVDTAGGSETLTIEDVGLGRSAADLGIAGEATTQTIGGESVSALVGPADGDVTDSATGISLTLKELSTDPITITVKDDPTVVSNATKTFVDQYNKLIDKLDSLTYYNAEAQEVGLLFGSSEANRIRDSYSRLLSGTITQAGDLKSLGSVGIRFNSEGQLEFDAEKFGDAMSEDSAAVEAFFTTSETGLSARLDSVADRIAGVSNSLLIGRTETLATQITQNNSRIEALNERLESERERLLKQFYSTEEAISKIQGNSSYLSQIERITIDS
- a CDS encoding flagellin produces the protein MTRINTNVPSLVAQNRLQSSNNDLQTALTRLSTGLRINSGSDDPAGLIASEALRSEITSLGKAVSNTQRASQIISTADSALGQVSNLLNDVRGLVVEAANTGALSNEEIAANQLQIDSSLEAINRIAQTTTFQGRKLLDGGLDFLTTAGTNFNKISNLQIDQANLGPNGSLNVSVSVTAAAEQATVSIANIPDATAASKSAGSLDLSRTIAPASAAGSFEFSQANAQTEASSGTITLPNAGDFTFAAKTGGAFEGAAGEGLDIIVQTVGSGTLSSIDSSTPGEVTITLEEGKTLAAIATELSGNADFDFQSVAAVNVDNTDVVTSGNESLTGGADASTSTATIDITADADGVAGNVGLVFTKTNGAPTSASINGDGDIEVVVDDNGTTTLESIRAAIDGISGFSASITNTDTPPVGDYDNTTAPPTATDLTGGVDAATLTSSISLTATANGATANGATITFSKVDGTTTPTAVVDGSGNITITVEDDTDVAVADIVAAINAEGTYEAEADAGDTLTTFNGSTDTDTTTAFAGGGLATGGLAKDVVFELLGKSGSEVFNVSAGTGIDDLVTQINLVKDATGVTATKDGTSLVLTSSEYGSDAVVDLRVISEESGGTFETAIGAGARDTGADIKAKINGVDANGKGNQLSINTSTLDVAITVEAGSSDSVDFTITGGGALFQLGSDVVSNQQARIGIGSVGSARLGGTSGKLFQLGSGEAASLTNDPNKAAQIVTEAIDQVTSIRGRLGAFQSTTLESNLVSLNETMANLQEAESSIRDADFAQESANLTRAQILVQSGTNVLSLANQNPQNVLSLLR